Sequence from the Verrucomicrobiia bacterium genome:
TGCGAGGGTGAACTCGAGTTCGTAGGAACTGATTCCCACCACCGTTCGGGCGTTCAGGGGGGACGACCACTGCTCGGCGAAGGAATCGGCCGAGGCGAACAGGCGGTAGATTCCGGGATCGAGCAGGCCGTTCCACGAGAAGAATTCGTCGTTGGTCAGCGTTTGGAAGAGCAGCAGATCGTTGGAGACATCGTACAGGAACAGCTCGTTTGCCAGCAAGGGAACGGACGCGCCGCCCGTCACGATGGCCTGGGTATCGACCAGGCCGACGAGGGAAGCCGTGCTGAGATCGGGCACGGAGAACACCAGATCGAACATCGATTCAGCCGCAGCGATGCCCCGCTTCTCGACGATCGGCAGGAGTGTCGTCGAAGAGCTGGCCGCACCGGACGCGGAAACGACGAAGGAGCCGATGACCGAATCCTGCCGGGCGACGCCTTGGGCGAACACCAATTCGGAGCCGGAGACAATGACCGTCAGGGGATCGACCTCGGCGAGGAAGGGCGAATAATCCGGCGCGGACGCTGCGTCCTGGTTCCAATCCCAATTGCCGAGGATTTCCGCCTTGGCTTCCGCGGACACGGACCGGGCCTGGGATACTGGAACGATCTGCGCCGTTGCGGGAACCAGCGCCGTCAACCATGCCAGGGTGATTAAGACAGGGAGTTGTGGATCGAGGCGCATAACGAATTGGGCTACGTCACCACTGCGGAGGGTGGGGCTGCTGTCGAGTGTCTGTCAAGCACGCCGGATCGCCTGGAAAAAATCGAAGCTTGCCTGGGCACAGGGGGACGGGCAAACGGAGTGGCATCCTTCGAATCCGGAACGGCCATGCACTATTTCCATTCTCAGACCCGGACCGTGGGGGGCGGCACCGGGCGTTGGCGTTGGGGGTTCACCCTGATCGAACTGCTGGTGGTCATCGCCATCATCGCGATTCTGGCGAGCATGCTGCTGCCCGCCCTGGCAAAGGCCAAGGCGAAGGGGCAGGCGATCCACTGCATCAACAGCCTGAAGCAGATGGGCATCGCGATGCTCCTCTATTCGGATGAAAACGACGGGTACATCCCGCGGGGGAACGGATATCCGTGGTTCCTGGCCTACCTGCCATACATGCCCCAGGGGGTGACCGACCAGGATTACCGGGCGGTGCGCATTTACCGGTGCGCGGGGTATCCCAACACCGATTCCCGGAGGCGGCAGATCATCACGTACGTGATCAATGCCTGGAAGTTCGCTGGACCGCACGATCGGACGGGGTCGGAGCAGGTGGGTCCGTCGAAGATCACGGCCTTCGAGATTCCAAGCGATACGATTCACCTGACGGACAACGAGAACGGGAACTGGCGCCCGATCATCACCGGCTACCGGGACGCCATCACCGACCTCAACGACGTCTGGGCGCCCGGTCATTTGCCTTACCGCGAGGGGCCTGGACCCCTACGGCTGAGCGGGGAGCGACGGGTGGCGGCGCAGCGGCACAGTCAGGGGGCCAATGCGGTTTTTCTCGATGGACATGCCAGGTATCTGAAGGCGCAGGCGATCGTGACGGACCTCTGGCGGGAGGTGCGTACAGCGCGGTAGGCGTGCCTGGGCTGCCTGGTGGCAGGGCGGTGGCAGGGCGGTGGATTTCCGGGAGTGACGGGGGAAGGATTTGAACCATGAACCCTTGGCGATTCAGGCGGAGACACCGCGTTGCGGGTCCGAGACTCCGGCCGGCGACAGGTGCGGCGGGGTTCACATTGATCGAGTTGCTGGTGGTGATCGCCATAATCGCCATCCTGGCCAGCATGCTCCTGCCGGCCCTGGCCCGTGCGAAGTCGAAGG
This genomic interval carries:
- a CDS encoding prepilin-type N-terminal cleavage/methylation domain-containing protein: MHYFHSQTRTVGGGTGRWRWGFTLIELLVVIAIIAILASMLLPALAKAKAKGQAIHCINSLKQMGIAMLLYSDENDGYIPRGNGYPWFLAYLPYMPQGVTDQDYRAVRIYRCAGYPNTDSRRRQIITYVINAWKFAGPHDRTGSEQVGPSKITAFEIPSDTIHLTDNENGNWRPIITGYRDAITDLNDVWAPGHLPYREGPGPLRLSGERRVAAQRHSQGANAVFLDGHARYLKAQAIVTDLWREVRTAR